The genomic window CAAATTTTTAAATTAAATGTATAAATATTACACTATAATAACGACATAAAATCTTGTTTTGTTTCAAAAAATTCAGAATTCTTTGTCTTTGTACTTTTTTTTGGTCATGACTAAACTTATTTTACACATAAAAAAACCCTAAGATTTTGGTTACCTTAGGGCTTTAAAATTTGATATGCAACGCTTACTTATTTATCAGTTCTTTGACTACTTTAGCAATCGTTTTCTTTTCAGCTTCTGTTCCTAATTCTTTAATGGCAGCACCCATTACTTGCCCCATTTGTTGAGGTGTAACTTCACCCATCCCAGCCAAAATTTTCTCTATTCTTGCTCTTACCTCGTCTTCTGAAAGCATTTGAGGTAAAAATGTTTCTATAACTTCTAATTCTGCTTTTTCAGCTTGAGCAAGTTCTGTACGTCCTTCTTTTTCATACAGCTCTAAAGATTCACGTCTTTGTTTGGCTTGCTTGAGCAGAATTTGCAATTCTTGCTCTTCTGAAAGATTGTCAGATGCTCCTCCTTTTTCAGTTTGAGCTAACAAAATAGCTGATTTGATAGCACGAAGAGCCGTTAGTTTTGTTGTTTCCTTGTTTTTCATTGCCGTTTTCATCTCGGCTTGTACTTTTTCCTTTAACGTTGTCATTTGTAAATGGAATCAATGTGTAAAAAATAATTTGAACCTTAACTTTTTGATGGGGTTCATTTAATGCAACACAAATTTAATCAAAATCAATCCCTAATCTTAAAATTTGGTATTTTTGTGTACATTTTATGAAGTTGTTTAAGACATAGAGAAAAAGCATTATTTACAGTCTGCTCTAACAAGACTGACCTAACAGTCTGCTCTAACAAGACTGACCTAATTAAGGTCAGACCGAAAGGTCAGCACCGATAACCAAAATATATTAGCTTTGCTCGCTTTCGAATCTTAAATGAGTTCTATAACAACTAGCAATAAAAAATAAATACAAATGCTTAGAAATAATTTCATTTTTTGGGGTGCAATTTTAGGAGGTTTTGCTGTCGCTATTGGTGCTTTTGGGGCGCATGCTCTAAAAGACTGGCTCATTTCTATCGGACAAGTAGAAACTTTTCAAACGGCTTCCAAATATCATTTTTATCATACTTTTTCTATTATCTTAATGGGAGTGTTGCTGCACCTAAACATAGGAAACTTTGCCAAAAGACGTAAAACACTCACTTGGGCAGCCAATCTACATCTTTTCGGAACGCTTATTTTTTCTGGAACACTTTACTTGCTCTGCCTCACAAATATCAAATGGCTGGGTGCAATTACGCCTATTGGAGGAACATTACTCATTATCGGTTGGGTTTTGTTTGCTATTTCAGCTTTGGGAAAGAAGTAACCTATGTTATAGCTTGTACGTAAAGTTAAAAAGTCTTATTTCAACATAAAATACTTCCTCAACTACATGAACTGCCCAAAATGCCAAATCAAAATTCCTAGAGATGCTATCAATATTCAAAAAGATATTGCACAATGTCAGAGTTGTGGTAATGTATTTAGTATTTCTACTCATATCAATCCACAAAAGGACGAAACTTATTTGAGTGATTATGATGCTGCTCGTCAGTCGCTTTACAAAGAAGCAGGTCTGTACAACGATGCCATTCAGCAGAAATTTGAAGGAAAAAGCAGTGTTCCTTTTGACATAAATAATCCACCTAAAGGAGCATATATCAATCATCTACACGACGGTGTTCAGATAGGAGCTTCTACTCGTTCTTGGTCTGCACTTTTTATAGTTCCTTTTGCTACCGTTTGGTCTGGAGGAGCATTAGGAGGAATATATGGCTCACAAATTTTTAGTGGCGAATTTGAGATTTTACTTTCTCTTTTTGGAATCCCTTTTCTGATTGGTTCTGTTTTTTTATGGAGCGTTGCTTTAATGGCAGTTGCGGGGAGGACAGAAATCACACTAGATAGCAATGGAGGACATATTTTTACTGGTGTAGGAAAAATAGGACAACACAAACATTTTGATTGGAAAGATATAAACTCTGTGCGTGAAGAAGTAAGTACTTCACATTCAAGAAAAGGAGGGACTAGCACAACACGTACTGTAGTTTTGGAAGGACAAAAACGAATTAGCTTTGGAAATTATTTAAGCGAGGAAGCTCGTTATTATTTCATTAAAACATTAAGAGAATTACTCCAAAACAAAAAGTAATCATTATTTACATCTTATAAATTCATTACTGAAAGTTTATTTTTATCCATCCATAAGATTTTATTTTCCATCAGAATAAAGTCTTGTGGATTTTTTTTGTCTGTATTTTTACCTTCTTCTATTTCTTTTATTAAGAAATGATGTTTTAGATTTCCATTTTTATCAGTACAAAGTAAATAATTTTTATTTTCCACTACATAACTACACAAAAGATACTTTTCATTTTCTGTATAAAGAATTGTTTCCTCTGCTATATGCTTTGTTTTTCCTAATATAAAATCTAAAATATCGCTATAGTTTGTATGATTTGTTGGATATTCATGTGTAGAATGAAAATATTTTTTCACTTTGTTTTTCAGATTACTATAACTTTCTTCTTTAGCTTCTATTTCTTCTGACTTGGGAATTAAAGGAACGGAATAATAATTTGATTGTAGTGAAAAAATAACTTTGCTATTATTTTCATTATCCTCAAAAATATCATAATAACTAACTTCCTCTAGCTGCCAAATCGTTTCAAAGTTTGTATTCAAGGCTTGAATTCCTTTAGAAATCGGCAATTCAGATTGCATATCAATCTCTGACAAAAGAAGTATTTTATCAAAAAAATTAAGAAGTGTTTGAGTAGCTTCCATTTGAGCATTACCTACAATCTGTTTATTTTTAACATCTAAAATGAGAAGTTCCGAAATATTTTCATCTTGTTGTTTTTCTCTAATTTCTAAAGCTACTAAATCACTTTTTGGGTCTGGACAAACACGCCAAATTTTCTGATTCGGATATTTTGGAAAGTAAGAATATATATTTTCGTCTTTCATAAATTTTTATTATTTTTTTTATGGATTATATTTGTCTTAGAAAAACATACTCTACCCTACTATTTAAAAAAATGCTAAATATTGTGCATCTATCTGTGGTTTTCGGTGTCATCTGTATCATCCGTGTTCTATTATTGGAACACAGATAAAACGGATTTGACGGATTAAAACACAGATTCGGAATAATTACATTTTTTGGTAGGATAGATTAAAAAAAACATAAACCTGTAACACATCATGAGCGAATCTACTGTAGTCTTTTCCACTCAAAAATACACATATTTTCAAGATACTTTTATTCAAAATAAGGCTTTTGAAAAGGGAAAATTAGAACGCAAAGTTTTTCCAGATGGAGAATCTTATTACAGAATTTTATCGAAAGTACTGGCAAAAGAAGCTGTTTTGATTGGTGGAACTGTGTCTGAACAAGATACAATGGAACTCTACGATTTGGCGAGTGGACTTGTAGATGCAGGTGTGAAAAGATTAACCATTATCATTCCTTTTTATGGCTATTCGACAATGGAACGAGCTGTCAAAACTGGCGAAATTGTTACTGCCAAAACTCGTGCTAGGTTGCTTTCTGCCATTCCTCAATCTTATTTAGGAAATCGTATTGTCATGGTAGATTTACACGTTTCTGGACTGCAATATTATTTTGAAAA from Bernardetia sp. includes these protein-coding regions:
- a CDS encoding DUF423 domain-containing protein; this translates as MLRNNFIFWGAILGGFAVAIGAFGAHALKDWLISIGQVETFQTASKYHFYHTFSIILMGVLLHLNIGNFAKRRKTLTWAANLHLFGTLIFSGTLYLLCLTNIKWLGAITPIGGTLLIIGWVLFAISALGKK
- a CDS encoding GatB/YqeY domain-containing protein is translated as MTTLKEKVQAEMKTAMKNKETTKLTALRAIKSAILLAQTEKGGASDNLSEEQELQILLKQAKQRRESLELYEKEGRTELAQAEKAELEVIETFLPQMLSEDEVRARIEKILAGMGEVTPQQMGQVMGAAIKELGTEAEKKTIAKVVKELINK